A region from the Pseudonocardia petroleophila genome encodes:
- a CDS encoding oxygenase MpaB family protein has translation MTVAVEEDLGLFGPGSVTWRVHIEPVMWVAGFRALLLQSLEPRVMRGTYQNSALFDPAKAWARFQRTVEFVGTRTFGSTADVERVAARVRKLHASLRGYDPDTGETFRLDEPANLLWVHATEVESYAHIALRAGLVDTIDADRYLAESVRAARVIGLIDAPSSREEMADYYARRRPDMRMTDEARRATMNLFAPKGQAPTAVKIAVPTIATLAVATLPRWARRCYGLPGLPTTDIGATLALRALRTATGVLPDVPAPPNIERARRLVRGLSA, from the coding sequence GTGACGGTGGCGGTGGAGGAGGACCTGGGCCTGTTCGGGCCCGGGTCGGTGACGTGGCGCGTGCACATCGAGCCGGTGATGTGGGTGGCCGGGTTCCGGGCGCTGCTGCTGCAGTCGCTGGAGCCGCGGGTGATGCGCGGGACGTACCAGAACTCCGCGCTGTTCGACCCGGCGAAGGCCTGGGCGCGGTTCCAGCGGACCGTCGAGTTCGTCGGGACGCGGACGTTCGGGTCGACCGCCGACGTGGAGCGGGTCGCGGCGCGGGTGCGGAAGCTGCACGCGAGCCTGCGCGGGTACGACCCCGACACCGGCGAGACCTTCCGCCTCGACGAGCCCGCGAACCTGCTGTGGGTGCACGCCACGGAGGTCGAGTCCTACGCGCACATCGCGCTGCGGGCCGGGCTCGTCGACACGATCGACGCCGACCGGTACCTCGCCGAGAGCGTCCGGGCGGCCCGCGTCATCGGGCTGATCGACGCCCCGTCGTCGCGCGAGGAGATGGCCGACTACTACGCGCGCCGGCGCCCCGACATGCGGATGACCGACGAGGCCCGCCGCGCCACCATGAACCTGTTCGCCCCCAAGGGGCAGGCGCCGACGGCGGTGAAGATCGCGGTCCCGACGATCGCGACCCTCGCCGTCGCCACGCTCCCCCGCTGGGCGCGCCGCTGCTACGGCCTGCCCGGACTGCCCACCACCGACATCGGGGCGACCCTCGCCCTGCGGGCCCTGCGCACCGCCACCGGCGTCCTGCCCGACGTGCCGGCGCCGCCGAACATCGAACGGGCGCGCCGGCTGGTCCGCGGCCTGTCCGCCTGA
- a CDS encoding MFS transporter, protein MLGWALLSDAVALYPLYALLFSDTGLSDAEISLLFATWSVVGILAEVPTGALADRFSRRTCLVAAGVLQAAGFGLWTAAPGFGAFLAGFVLWGLGGVLASGAREALLYDGLAAAGAAQHYAGVNGRISAAELAAQLPAAGLATLLFPLGGYALVGWVSVATCLAAALVASTIPEAPRTADDEDEPGYLATLRAGLRIAASRPGVPGVVAAAALVTSIDGVEEYFPLIVAGWGVPVALVPVADLPIVLGGMAGAALAGRAAGLRAGRLAALLAASMLVFAGAGLVGRPIGIVGVLLFYAGYRAVLAVTDARMQDRIDSSSRATVTSVAGMGADVATIGLYGLWALGGITGVALFGLALAALLPLLLRPRP, encoded by the coding sequence ATGCTCGGCTGGGCGCTGCTGTCCGACGCCGTCGCGCTGTACCCGCTGTACGCGCTGCTGTTCTCCGACACCGGCCTGTCCGACGCCGAGATCTCGCTGCTGTTCGCGACCTGGTCGGTCGTCGGGATCCTCGCCGAGGTGCCCACCGGGGCGCTCGCCGACCGGTTCTCCCGCCGCACCTGCCTGGTCGCGGCCGGGGTGCTGCAGGCGGCCGGGTTCGGGCTGTGGACCGCCGCACCCGGGTTCGGGGCGTTCCTCGCGGGCTTCGTGCTGTGGGGGCTCGGCGGGGTGCTCGCGTCGGGGGCGCGGGAGGCGCTGCTCTACGACGGGCTCGCGGCGGCGGGCGCGGCGCAGCACTACGCGGGCGTCAACGGCCGCATCTCCGCGGCCGAGCTGGCGGCGCAGCTCCCGGCCGCCGGGCTCGCGACACTGCTGTTCCCGCTCGGCGGGTACGCGCTCGTCGGGTGGGTGAGCGTGGCGACCTGCCTGGCCGCGGCGCTGGTGGCGTCGACGATCCCGGAGGCCCCGCGGACGGCCGACGACGAGGACGAGCCCGGCTACCTCGCCACGCTGCGGGCGGGGCTGCGGATCGCCGCGTCCCGGCCGGGCGTGCCCGGCGTCGTCGCCGCGGCGGCTCTGGTCACCAGCATCGACGGGGTCGAGGAGTACTTCCCGCTGATCGTCGCGGGGTGGGGGGTGCCGGTGGCGCTGGTGCCGGTGGCCGATCTGCCGATCGTGCTGGGCGGCATGGCCGGGGCCGCGCTCGCCGGGCGGGCCGCGGGGCTGCGGGCGGGGCGGCTCGCGGCGCTGCTGGCGGCGTCGATGCTGGTGTTCGCCGGAGCGGGGCTGGTCGGGCGGCCGATCGGGATCGTCGGTGTCCTGCTGTTCTACGCGGGATACCGGGCGGTGCTCGCCGTCACCGACGCGCGGATGCAGGACCGCATCGACTCCTCGTCGCGGGCGACCGTCACGTCGGTGGCGGGGATGGGCGCCGACGTCGCGACGATCGGGCTCTACGGGTTGTGGGCGCTCGGCGGGATCACCGGGGTGGCGCTGTTCGGCCTGGCGCTCGCGGCGCTGCTGCCGCTGCTGCTGCGACCCCGCCCCTGA
- a CDS encoding TIGR03086 family protein — translation MIREAQLFLLADAALVDTVARVDDWDAVVPPVFDMPGADRPATVRAMVAHLSYDEGWVPAMLAGRTMDEVGRDRFDDTGADPRATLVRHADAARAAARTVTDPDAPVHCAYGDCPAWHYLWQLVIARTLSAVDLAARLDLPDPLGEELARGLHEGTAHMPEWRELGVYRTARPVPDGASWHDRYLALTGRGTLAA, via the coding sequence ATGATCCGAGAAGCGCAGCTCTTCCTCCTCGCCGACGCGGCGCTCGTCGACACCGTGGCCCGCGTCGACGACTGGGACGCCGTCGTGCCGCCGGTCTTCGACATGCCCGGGGCCGACCGGCCGGCGACGGTGCGGGCGATGGTCGCCCACCTCTCCTACGACGAGGGCTGGGTCCCGGCGATGCTCGCGGGCCGGACGATGGACGAGGTCGGCCGCGACCGCTTCGACGACACCGGTGCCGACCCGCGCGCCACCCTCGTCCGGCACGCCGACGCGGCCCGCGCGGCCGCCCGCACCGTCACCGACCCCGACGCCCCGGTGCACTGCGCCTACGGCGACTGCCCCGCCTGGCACTACCTCTGGCAGCTCGTCATCGCCCGCACCCTGTCCGCCGTCGACCTCGCCGCCCGTCTCGACCTCCCCGACCCGCTCGGTGAGGAACTGGCCCGCGGCCTGCACGAGGGCACGGCGCACATGCCGGAGTGGCGCGAGCTCGGCGTCTACCGCACCGCACGACCGGTGCCCGACGGCGCGTCGTGGCACGACCGCTACCTGGCCCTGACCGGGCGCGGCACACTGGCCGCATGA
- a CDS encoding YdeI/OmpD-associated family protein, whose translation MRFRAEVVLAGKAATGIPVPDDVVTGLGSGKRPAVHVTVGGHRYRSTIAPMGGRSWIPLSAEHRAAAGVAAGEEVDVEVELDTEPRTVEVPADLAAALDDDTRRAFDALSYSNRRRHVLAVEGAKAAETRARRVAKVVDELRAAGTGR comes from the coding sequence ATGAGGTTCCGCGCCGAAGTGGTCCTGGCCGGGAAGGCCGCCACCGGCATCCCCGTCCCCGACGACGTCGTCACCGGTCTCGGGTCGGGGAAGCGCCCCGCCGTGCACGTCACCGTGGGCGGGCACCGCTACCGCAGCACGATCGCGCCGATGGGCGGACGGTCCTGGATCCCGCTGTCGGCCGAGCACCGCGCGGCGGCGGGCGTCGCGGCCGGGGAGGAGGTGGACGTCGAGGTCGAGCTGGACACCGAGCCGCGCACCGTCGAGGTGCCCGCCGACCTCGCCGCCGCGCTCGACGACGACACCCGCCGCGCCTTCGACGCGCTGAGCTACAGCAACCGGCGCCGGCACGTGCTCGCCGTCGAGGGGGCGAAGGCGGCGGAGACCCGGGCGCGCCGGGTGGCGAAGGTCGTGGACGAGCTCCGTGCCGCCGGAACGGGCAGGTGA